The DNA segment GCGCCAAGAGTCCCCGAATCTGGCGGTGACCGCGGAGAACCCGACGCCGCTGCATGAGGGCGCCGCGGAGCGTGCGAGGAATCTCGACAGTCACGAGGGCGTCCGTGCAGACGTGCACGGCGCAGCCATGTTGTTCCGCCACCACAGCGAGATAGGCGCCGTCGTTGATCACCTCAGGGGGGATTGAGTCCACGAACCCCTTGCGCATCGCAAGAAACTCGTCGCAGCAGTGATTCGGGAGGCCTAGACGCCCGAGCGTCTCGAGCGCGCGGTTGTGGAGGCCCCACTGCACCTCCGCGAACCGACGGACCAGCGGCGACCCGTCAGTTTCAGGTACCGGCAGGCCGCAGGCGATTTGAAATCCGGGGTCGCGCGCAAAGGGATCCAAGAGCCGCTTTAAGGAGCCCGTGCGTAGGCGTGCGTCCGCGTTGAG comes from the Thermoplasmata archaeon genome and includes:
- a CDS encoding glycosyltransferase; amino-acid sequence: MNNVGGPLGMDRVPVSVGICAFNEQRQVGRALKSLLEQEIPEGFVLSEILVVASGCTDGTEAVVASWAKADSRVVLVRQPIREGKASAINVFLAQARGEVLVLLNADARLRTGSLKRLLDPFARDPGFQIACGLPVPETDGSPLVRRFAEVQWGLHNRALETLGRLGLPNHCCDEFLAMRKGFVDSIPPEVINDGAYLAVVAEQHGCAVHVCTDALVTVEIPRTLRGALMQRRRVLRGHRQIRGLLA